Within the Anaerolineae bacterium genome, the region ACCGTTACTAAAGAACAACCCTTGTCATCAACACCAGCCAGAACCATTCCGTTTGAAACTATTCCCATTATCTTGGCCGGCTTTAAATTTGCAACCACAATTACCTGTTTCCCGACCAACTCTTCAGGTTTATAGCTTGCGGCAATACCTGCTACAACGGTCCGCTTTTCTCCCAGATCAACCTCAAGTTTAAGCAGTTTTTTTGCCCTTGGAATCGATTCTGCGCTAAGTATTGTAGCCACCCTGAGATCAATTGCGCCGAACGCCTCTATGGGTATCTCGGTTTTTAAGACAGACAAGAGATCTCCGTCAGCCGACTCCTGCTCTGCTTCAGCCTTATTCTTTTTCAGGTCAATTCTGGGAAAGAGGGTGATCCCTTTTGGAAGCTCTATGCCGGACTTGATTATTTTCCATGTTTTAAGAATGTCGAGATTATTAAAGCCCCCTTTTGTAATCATGTCCGGGTCCACGCCAAGGTGCTTTTGCATGTCTGCGGATGTGTCAGGCATGATCGGTGAAATAAGGCCTGCTATTACTCCAAGCCCGTTAAGAAGATTTGAGATTACAACCTGCAACTGTTTTTGGCTGGATTTTTTCTTTGCAAGCACCCATGGCGACGTAACATCGACATATCTGTTCATCTTGGCGATTAACTCCCATATTGTCACAAGAGCTTTATGAAAAGCAAAATTTTCCATGGCCTGCTCATATTCGGAAATTGTGGCCAGGGCATCTGATTCAAGACCGAGCTGAAATTCGTTTTCAATTTCCGCATCAACCTCCGGGACTATGCCTTTGAAATATTTATGGACCATTGCAATAACTCTGGAAAACAGGTTGCCAAGATCGTTTGCCAGATCCGCATTGATTCGCTGAACCAGCGCCTGTTCGCTAAAATTGGAATCAAGCCCGAATACCATATCCCGCATCAAAAAGAACCTGAATGCATCAAGCCCGTAAACATTTTTTAGCTGAAGCGGCCCTACAACGTTCCCAATACTTTTGGACATCTTGCTCTGGTCAACATTCCAATATCCATGAACATTAAGATGATTATACATTGGAATGCCGGCAGCCTTGAGCATGATGGGCCAGTATATACCATGAGGCTTGAGAATGTCCTTGGCAATTATATGCTGGACACGCGGCCAGAATTTTTTAAACAGCTCTCCATCAGGATATCCAAGAGCTGAGATATAGTTTAAAAGAGCATCAAACCATACATATGTAACATAATCTTTATCAAACGGCAGGGTAATTCCCCATTTAAGCCGCTTCTTTGGGCGTGATATGCAAAGATCTTCAAGGGGTTCGCTTAAAAATGCCAGAACTTCATTTCTGTATCGTTCAGGTCGAATAAAATCAGAATGCTTCTCAATATGATCAACAAGCCAGTCCTGATAGCGGCTCATCTTGAAAAAGTAATTAGACTCCTTAATGGGTTCCGGTTCAATAAGATGGTCAGGGCACTTTCCGTCAACCAGCTCGCGTTCAGTAAAGAAGCGTTCGCATCCAAAGCAATAGAGCCCTTCATACTCGCTAAAATAAATATCGCCTGCGTCGTAAATTTTCTGCAGAATCTGCTTCACAACAGCAATATGGGCTGGATCGGTAGTCCGGATAAAACAATCATATTTAATGTTAAGCTGGTGCCATAGCTCTTTGAAAGCATTGCTTATTTGGTCCACATAGGCCTTGGGGCTTATATTCTCTTTTTTAGCGGCGCGTACTATTTTGTCCCCATGTTCATCTGTACCGGTTAAAAACAAGGTTTCATTGTGCCGCATAAAATTAAACCGGCAAACGACATCGGCTGCAATAGTAGTATATGCATGCCCAAGGTGGGGCATTGCATTTACATAATAAATAGGAGTTGTTATGTAAAAAGGTTCGGTCATTTTCCCTCCTGTTTCTTTATAATCTATCCTTTTTAGATTCATATGTAAGGCAACACATCAGCCTGCCGCACAGACCGGAAATCTTCGTTGAGTTTAACGACAGCTTCTGATCCTTTGCCATACGTATAGAAACCGGTTCAAACGTATTCATGAATAAGGAGCAACAGATTGGTCGTCCGCATCTTCCGATACCACCGATCATCTTGGCCTGATTGCGTATTCCGACCTGTCTCATCTCAATCCTGACACCGAACTGGTTGACCAGCATTTTAACGAGTTCACGAAAGTCAACACGACTATCGGCCGTAAAAAAAAAGGTCAGTTTGCTGCCATCAAAGGAGTTTTCAACAACAAACAGGTTCATTTTCAACTTTAGCTCATTGATGCATTGAATGCAGAATGCTTGAGCCGATTTTTCTTTTTCAAGGTTTTTCTCTCGCTGCTCGAAATCTTTTTCATTAGCCAGACGAAACACCTTTTTAAGCGGCCTGTCCGATAATCGTTCACAACCCGGCACGGGAAACACCGCAACTGTCCCAAAACAAAGACCCTGCTCTGTTTCTACAACCACACAATCTCCGCGCTTAAGAACAAATGCACCGCTGTCAAAATCGTAAACCTTGCCAAAAGAATTAAATTTTACTCCTACAATCTTTGCCATAATTATCTTTAACTATTTGTATTGTTTTGCGCAAGCTGCATTAGCATCGCTTCTAAGGTCAACCTTAAATTAGCGCCGGCCTTAATTTTTTTCTGTGCTGTCCGGATAGCTTCAATTTTTTCTATTAATTGTTTTACCGTAAGTTTTTGTGCAACACGTTGAATGTTATCAATCAAATCCCTGTTTATTATTTTCTCGGGACAGAATTTATATACAACAATGTCTCTCAGCCAGTATTTAATCACCTCCAGAGAATCTTGCAGGATTTCTTTATTTTTTGATAGCTCTGCTGCAAAAGCCAAAAAAGAAACAACCGGTTGTGTAGATATTTGCCCGGGCATATCAAGGTTTAATGTATTTATAAGCCAAGCGCGCCGGTTTATCCAGTTTATACGGTTCTTAGGCTCAACCATCGAAAGGGCTTTAGATAAACTCCCGTTTGCCAGAATCGCGATTGTTTTTGCATCATCATAATCAAGCCCTTCTTTGTCAACCAGAATATCTTCCAGTCTCTTGCAGGAAATCGGGTTAAATCTGATATGCTGACAGCGTGAAACAATTGTGGGGATAAGATCGAACGACTGTATGGCGGTAATTATCAAAATGGTCCGGCCGGGTGGTTCCTCAAGAACCTTAAGCAGCGCGTTGCCGGCAGAAGGGTTCATTGCACGGGCTTCTGATATTATTACAACACGCATCCTTGCCTCGTAAGGTTTCATGGCAAGAACATCTCGCAAAGAACGTATTTGAGCAATCTTGATATAGCCGCCTGACGGCTTAATGTGTATGATGTCAGGATGGTTTCCTGATCGGATTTTCACGCATGCCTTACAATAACAAATCCGGCTGTTTGTTGCTTGATTCGCGCTCTGAAAAAAGCTCCCTGGATTTTTACTTAGACAGTTACACGCCATGGCAAACATCATGGCTGTAGTGCGTTTGCCGACACCTTCCATGCCTGTAAAAAGAAGGGCATTAGGAATGGTGTTGTGTCGCAGAAAGGCTGTTAAAAGTTGTACCGGCTTTTTTTGATCTATTATTACCGCAAATTTGGACACAAATTTAATTATCTACTCTGTCTTTCAATTCTTTTCCAGCCTTAAAAAACGGAAGCTTTTTGGGCTTTATTAGAACATTATCACCTGTCTTTGGGTTTCTGCCGGTATATGCTTTGTACTCTTTTACAAAAAAGCTGTTCAGCCCGCGAATTTCAACTCTTTCTCCCTGTACCAAAGCATTCTGCATAGAACCAAAAAATATTTGAATCACCTTTGCGGCATCCGATTTTGAGACATTAGCCTTGGTTTTTAAAGCAGAAACAATCTCCAGTTTATTCATATCCTCTCCTTTTTACAATACCTGCCGTTTAATATCTTTAATGTGAAATTATTAAACAGAACCTGTTTAGAAGTCAAGCGGTTATAACAATATTTTTGGTAGCCTTTCAACATCATCTTCGTTCACCTCGACTGCAGCAAACTGTCTAAGGGCTTCGATAGCAACAACAACTCTCCCCTTGCCCCTGTATTGGACAAAGGTTCCGGTCACCCCTGCAAACGGGCCGTAAATCACCATAACAGGATCCTTTTTTTTTAAACAGGTGCCGGTTAAAACCTTGTTGTCTCCCGACACCATGATTTTAAGTGATTCAACGGTCTCTGCAGCAACAGAGATCGGCCCTTCTTTGTTGCCGATTAAACGGACAGTCCCGGCTGTCTTTAAAATTTCAATATGGCTGGCATGGTGCAAGTCGGTTTTTAAAAACAGGTACCCTGGGAAAAGAGGTGTTCTTATCATTAACCGTCTGTCACGGCGCCTGCTTTTTACCAGGATCTTTGGCAGGAAAACCTCAAACGATTTTTTGGCCAGAGCGTCATTAACTACATTCTCGAACCTGCTTTTCGTATGCACAACATACCACAGACGATTAATCTGTTTTATTTTCATTTAACGACTCAAACTCCGTTACAGCGGCTCTTCCATCATGCGCCCAACCATATCTCTACCAAATTCTCCAAGCCCGTACAGACCAATTATAAATGCATATTTCCTGTCATTATCCTCGTGCGAGTAGTTAAAATCTATGGACCAGCACTGGGCCTTGTACAAACATCCAATGCTTTTCCTAATATCCCAGGTCCCGTAAAGATTACGCTCATAATCAGCATATACGTTTAGCTGCTCCGATACTGCCAGGGTTATATCGGTGTAAATAGATTCGCTCGAGTCTTGGGCATACCTGTGTTCAACAAAGAGGCTGTCTCCACGCTCATCAATTAATTTTGCCGCAACATTATGTGATTTAAAATTGCTTTCATATTGAGACCATGTGGCATCTGCCTGCGCAGAAACATATCGGACAGGGGCTATCTCTATCTCGCCATAGATTGTAGAAAAAGGCCGCTTTTCCTTTTGATTTGCCCAATTGGAAGGAGTGTCCTCTTTTGCCTCGTTAATGTTATAACTCTGCTCCAGCTTTAAACGGCAAAACTGATTATAGGTATAGTCAGCGGTTTCATCATTGTTGTCTTTCGCTGTTTCATCATTATCGCTTTCATCATGGCTGTCTTTGTTTGTGTTGCTGGTCTGCGATTTTGATGTAAAAATATTGGTCAAAGAATATGTTACAAGGTTTGTTCTAACAATATTGTCAACAGCATCAAACTGGGGATATTTATTGCTCTGATCCTTTTCTGGTATATATTGATATATTACCTGCGGTGTTATTGCATGCCTTATCTTGTTAATCCGGCTTTTTTGAAAGCTGTATATTCTATAAATGTTTGAAGAAAGGTCTAATTTGACATCATACATTTCTCTGTACAGCGTTGCCTTATCAGAGGAGCTATATTCCTCTTTGTCAAAATACCAGGCTGTTTCCCGAAACCCTGCAGATGGTTCAAAAGAAAGGTAATGTTTGAATCTTAATGGCAAATACAATCTTGGATATGCATCCATCCTGTGAGCACTTGGAGCAGCCTCTGAAGCATCCTCTCTGTAGAAATATGTATATTTGGAATTGAGGTCAAAATAAAGGGGTGTGCCGAACACCTGCTGTTTGGATGCATTAAAATCAACAATCGGCAGCATCTGTATGGTTGTATCTGTTTCCTCCTGGCGACGGGTTATGACATTATCATACCAGCGGGTCTCGGCATTAAGGCTGAATTGTGACCAGCTCTTGTTTATGCTCAGGCTGTTTACCCTTGTTGAATCAGTATAATCGTCAATGCCTCTGCCGAAACTTTTGTTAAAAAAGTTATCGGTTTTTTCAAACCCGGTATATCCGTCCTTAAATTCGTCAAGGTAATCCTGATCACTGACAATATCTATGTCCAGTTTTGCGGTAAAACCATTAGGCAAAGCCTTATCATGTTTCATCCTGAACCAGTATCGGTCTGAATTGGGCCGCAACACACCATCGTCCGCATATCCCCATTCTTCGCTCGATTCCAGTTCTACCTTCCTGTCCCGCAAAAAGTCATACATCATGGTTCCTTTTGACTTTTCATCTAAAACATAGCGGTATTCAAAACCTGTTTTTTCTCCCCTGCGTCCAATATGGTGGTAATATAAGGTTGCATCCGAACTTTCGTTAATAGCCCAGTAAAAAGGCTGTATGTATTCCTCCCATTTCCGTTCCGAATATGCTATTTGTGGCGGCAAAAGGCCGGACTGTCTCTTTATCTTTGCAGGAAAAACCAAAAAGGGTGTGTACAACACAGGAACCTTTTTTGCCCAAAGAGCCGCGTGATTAACAAAACCATATCCTTCAATGGTAACCTTCAGGTTTTTCCCTGTTATTTTCCATGCCGGATAATCGCCATCACATGTTGTAAGGCTGCCCTTGGCGATGGCATAAGAGTTTTTTCCTGTCTTTTGTATTTTATCCCCTTTTATGTAAAAATGGTTTTCCTTAATAAATATTGTTCCATTATATGCTGTTCCGATTTCAGCCTCCAGATCCATCTCCATCTTATCGCCGACAAGCACATCCTCACCTACCGTCATTATTGCATGGCCGACAGCCAGCACCTCCATGGTTTTATCATCAAAACGAACAAAATCGGCTGTAAGCCTTTTGTCCTGCTTTGTTACGACAACATTTCCTTTTGCAATATGTTGGCTGGTTTTTTTATCAAAGCTTATTTCATCGGCAGTAATATGCCAGGGCTCGGCAGGATCATCATCAAACAATCGCTCAGGGCCCTGTGCAAAAGAAACCATTGCGGTTGCAATTATAATAAGAAAGATAAGAAACAGACGGGGAATAACATAACGAAAAGAGCTTAAAAACAGTCTATGTGTTCTAATCAATCTATAAACACAGCTATAATCTTTGCATTGCGTTCTGTTGTAAAGCATTGAGTATGATTTTTTTCTATTTTTTTGTGACTGCGGAAGGATTGTGATATGTTTCGCTATATAAATATTTGCTAAACCCACTTGATGCGCCGGGCAGATTCTTTTCTTTTAACTATCTCCCCTATTATAAATCCTTTCTCTTTCATAGCGCTAAGCCGCTCCAGCATATCCTGTGCCGAACCTTCAGGAACAATCGCTATCATCCCGATTCCATTATTAAAAGTGCGCATCATCTCGTTATCGGATATATTGCCGGCCTTTTTCAAAAAAGGAAACACAGAGGGCATATCCCAACTTTCTTTGTGCATCACAATATTGCATCCTTTTGGTATTATGCGCAAAACGTTGTCTTCAATACCTCCGCCTGTAATATGAGCAAGCCCGCATATTGGCAGCCCCTTGCGTATACGATAAATAGCTGACGAATATATTTTTGTTGGGGTAAGAAGCTCTTCACCCACTGTTTGACCAAACTCAGGAACATAATCATCGATTTTTAGTTTCAAAATATCAAAACAGATCTTTCGAGCCAAAGAATATCCGTTGCTGTGAAGGCCGCTGGATGCTATTCCGATAACCTTGTTGCCGACATGAATTTCAGACCCGTCAATAATCTTACTGTTATCAACCAGACCCACGGCAAAACCTGCCAAGTCATATTCATTTTCTTTATAAAAGCCCGGCATTTCCGCTGTTTCGCCACCTATCAGAGCACAATCTGCCTGCCTGCAGCCCTCTGCGACCCCCCCGATAATTGCTGTGGCAATTTTTGTGTTCAACATCCCTATTGACAGATAATCTAGAAAAAACAGCGGCTTGGCGCCTTGCACAATGACATCGTTTACACACATGGCTACAAGGTCAATCCCGACAGTGTCATGTTTGTCCATCATAAAGGCTATCTTAAGCTTTGTTCCGACTCCGTCTGTTGAGCTTACAAGAACCGGGCTGTCCATCTTTGCAAGGTTAAGCGAATAAAGCCCTCCGAACCCTCCAATCTCACCTATAACGCCAGCTCTGGGCGTCTGTTTTGCAATCTTTTTTATGGCCTTAACAAGGTTGTTGGCCTTGTCAATATCTACGCCCGAATCAGCATAGGTCAAGGGCTTATTCATGTTTATCTCCCACAAAAAACCATCCTTTACTAATAGACAACTATTTAAAAATTAAACCGATTTAGACTGAAAGTCAAAACAATTTTTTTGACATAAAGTTCTTTGTGTTGTAGTTTAGCAAAAAATTAACTATTTATTTTTATAGGGTACGAGGTTGTTTTTATGGAAAAATTTGCAAGAATAGATCGTCTTCCACCTTATGTGTTTACAACTGTTAACAAAATAAAGATGGATGCAAGACATGCTGGCGAGGATATTGTAGACCTTGGAATGGGCAACCCTGATCTTCCCACCCCAAAGCATATCGTCGACAAGCTGTTGGAAGCAGCTCAAAAACCCCACAACCACAGATATTCGGCATCAAAGGGCATTACAAAGCTTAGGATGGCTATTTCAAGCTGGTACAAACGAAGATTTGACGTTGACATAGACCATGAGGAGGAGGCTATAGTCACAATCGGCGCCAAGGACGGCATATCCCATCTTGTCCTTGTTACAATAAGACCCGGAGATGTTGTGTTTACTCAAAATCCAACCTATCCGATTCATCCATTCTCCGCAATTATTGCCGGAGGAGAAGTGCGCGGAATACCTGTGGGGCCAGATTCGGACTTCTTTGAAAATCTGGTTGAAGCCACAAGACAGACATGGCCCAGGCCAAAACTGTTGATTATAAGCTACCCTCACAACCCAACAACCGAGGTTGTCAACCTGGAGTTTTTTGAAAAAATCGTGGCTTATGCAAAGGAATACAATATTATGGTAATCCATGATTTTGCTTATGCCGACCTTGTTTTTGACGGGTATAAAGCCCCCAGTTTTTTGCAGGTAAAAGGAGCCAAGGATGTAGGGGTGGAATTCTTTTCCCTTTCTAAAAGTTACAGCATGCCGGGCTGGAGGGTAGGCTTTTGTGTTGGAAACAGAGAAATAGTCGGCGCCCTGCGCAGAATAAAAAGCTATCTTGACTACGGGATTTTTCAGCCGATTCAGATTGCATCCATCATAGCCTTAAACGGCCCTCAGGATTGTGTTACAGAAATATGCAACATCTATAAAGAGCGAAGAGATGCCCTGATATCCGGCCTGAATCGAGTTGGCTGGGATATAAAAAGCCCAAAAGGAACCATGTTTGTATGGGGAAAAATTCCTGAACAATATCTAAAAATGGGTTCGGTAGAATTCTCCAAATTTCTGATTAAAGAGGCTCAGGTAGCTGTTTCTCCCGGGCTGGGTTTCGGCGAATACGGAGATGAATACGTCCGTTTTGCGCTTATTGAAAACAACATGCGCATAAACCAGGCTGTAAGGGGAATTAAAAAAATATTATAGGCACAGGCAATATGAAACAAATTAATATTGGTTTGCTTGGATGCGGTACCGTAGGCACCGGTGTTGCAAAGATTCTGATTGAAAACAAAGAGCTTGTTTCCGCCCGGGTCGGGGCATCACTATCATTAAAACATGTCGCGGATATTGATATAAAAAGGGATCGGAAAATCAAGTTTGATGAAGGGGTCCTGGTAACCGATGCCCGCAAGGTGGTTGAGGATCCGCAAATAGATATAATTGTCGAGATGATCGGTGGGGTGGGAATTGCAAAGGAGCTTATTTTAAGAGCAATAGACAATGGCAAACAGATTGTAACCGCAAACAAGGCCCTTCTTGCAACCCAGGGCAATGTTCTTTTCAAAGCCGCTTATGCAAATGGGGTTGATCTTGCTTTTGAGGCAAGCGTTGGCGGATGTATGCCTGTTATAAAATCGATTAGGGAGTCTCTGGTTGGTGATCACATAAAATCAATGACCGGCATATTAAACGGTACCTGTAACTATATTCTGTCAAAAAGCACATATGATGGAATTACATTTGAAGCAGCCCTGTCTGAAGCGCAGGCCAAAGGCTTTGCAGAGGCAGACCCATCGCTGGATGTGGAGGGAACAGATACCGCACACAAACTGGCCATATTAACATCTATTGCATACGGTATGGAGATTAATTTTAATGATATTTATATTGAAGGAATATCAAAAATTACCCCCATGGATATCGATTTTGCCAATCAATTCGGGTACAGGATAAAGCTTTTGGCTATAAGCAAAAACAGGGAACAAGAGGTTGAAGCAAGGGTGCATCCTGCAATGATACCGTTTGACAATCAGTTGTCAAACGTAAACGGTTCTTTGAATGCGATTACAATTTCGGGTGATGCTGTCGGCGACATGATGCTTTATGGCCTTGGCGCTGGTATGATGCCAACAGCCAGCGCGGTTGTTGGAGATATAGCAGATCTGGCCCGCAACCTTTTATCCGGCACAAGGGGAAGGATTCCATTACTGTCCTACCAGATGGAAAATATAAGAAAAATTCCGATCATGCCGGTTGACGACATCTTTACCAATTACTATTTCAGGTTCTCTGCGGCAGATCGTCCCGGGGTTTTATCTAAAATATCGGGCATACTGGGTAATCGTGGCATCAGCATCAAATCCGTGCAGCAAAAAGGACGTAAATCGATTGGCTCGGTTCCTATTGTCATCCTCACGCACCTTGCAAAGGAACATGATGTTCAAACAGCTCTATCCGAGATTGAAGCCCTTAATATTGTCAGCGACAGGCCGGTTCTCATAAGGGTCGAGGAAACTAATTGCCATATTTGATACAAGAGGTGTGATGTATATTGTCTGTTCAGATTTAGAAGGTGTTTTTGTTCCTGAAATATGGATACAGGTCTCTGAACAGACCGGTATCAAAGAGCTAGGGCTCACTACTCGTGATATATCCGATTATGATGTTTTGATGAAAAAACGGATTGATATCCTTCACGAGAACCGGCTTAAGCTTAAAGACATTACAAATGTTATCGATTCAATAAATCCCCTTGACGGGGCGATGAATTTTCTGGAATGGCTCAGATCACAGACCCAGGTAATAATTCTTTCGGATACATTTGTTGAGTTTGCAGGACCTTTAATGAAAAAGCTGGGCCGGCCGACCCTTTTTTGCAACTCTCTATCAATAGACACTGGCGGATATATTACTGGATATAATCTCCGACAAAATGACGGCAAGCGTAAGGCTGTGCTTTCCTTAAAAAGCCTCAATTATAAGATAATAGCCTTTGGCGACTCCTATAATGATATAAACATGCTCAAAGAGGCCGATACCGGCATCCTGTTCCGGCCTCCGGACAATGTAAAAAACGAATTCCCTGAGCTTTTGGTTTCATATCAATATGATGAACTTAGAAAAATTATCGAAAAAACACTGGCAACAACATGAGGTCTCAACTTAACATTGTTTTTTAATTTATGACTACACATAAAACAACATACAGGGTTATTTACGGCGACACGGATAAAATGGGTATAGCTTATCATGCAAACTACCTGCGCTGGTTTGAAATAGGCCGCTCCGAAATGTTCAGATCTGTTGGTGTTACCTATAAGAAAATAGAGGCAAAAGGTGTTTTGCTTCCTGTATCCGAGGCTTACTGCAAATTTTTGTTTCCAGCGCAATATGATGATGTTTTGGTTATAAAAACCGCTGTTGATAATGACTTTAAGGGGGGTATAAAGTTTGTATATACAATT harbors:
- a CDS encoding aminotransferase class I/II-fold pyridoxal phosphate-dependent enzyme; protein product: MEKFARIDRLPPYVFTTVNKIKMDARHAGEDIVDLGMGNPDLPTPKHIVDKLLEAAQKPHNHRYSASKGITKLRMAISSWYKRRFDVDIDHEEEAIVTIGAKDGISHLVLVTIRPGDVVFTQNPTYPIHPFSAIIAGGEVRGIPVGPDSDFFENLVEATRQTWPRPKLLIISYPHNPTTEVVNLEFFEKIVAYAKEYNIMVIHDFAYADLVFDGYKAPSFLQVKGAKDVGVEFFSLSKSYSMPGWRVGFCVGNREIVGALRRIKSYLDYGIFQPIQIASIIALNGPQDCVTEICNIYKERRDALISGLNRVGWDIKSPKGTMFVWGKIPEQYLKMGSVEFSKFLIKEAQVAVSPGLGFGEYGDEYVRFALIENNMRINQAVRGIKKIL
- the metG gene encoding methionine--tRNA ligase; the encoded protein is MTEPFYITTPIYYVNAMPHLGHAYTTIAADVVCRFNFMRHNETLFLTGTDEHGDKIVRAAKKENISPKAYVDQISNAFKELWHQLNIKYDCFIRTTDPAHIAVVKQILQKIYDAGDIYFSEYEGLYCFGCERFFTERELVDGKCPDHLIEPEPIKESNYFFKMSRYQDWLVDHIEKHSDFIRPERYRNEVLAFLSEPLEDLCISRPKKRLKWGITLPFDKDYVTYVWFDALLNYISALGYPDGELFKKFWPRVQHIIAKDILKPHGIYWPIMLKAAGIPMYNHLNVHGYWNVDQSKMSKSIGNVVGPLQLKNVYGLDAFRFFLMRDMVFGLDSNFSEQALVQRINADLANDLGNLFSRVIAMVHKYFKGIVPEVDAEIENEFQLGLESDALATISEYEQAMENFAFHKALVTIWELIAKMNRYVDVTSPWVLAKKKSSQKQLQVVISNLLNGLGVIAGLISPIMPDTSADMQKHLGVDPDMITKGGFNNLDILKTWKIIKSGIELPKGITLFPRIDLKKNKAEAEQESADGDLLSVLKTEIPIEAFGAIDLRVATILSAESIPRAKKLLKLEVDLGEKRTVVAGIAASYKPEELVGKQVIVVANLKPAKIMGIVSNGMVLAGVDDKGCSLVTVDRNVKPGTPVG
- the thrH gene encoding bifunctional phosphoserine phosphatase/homoserine phosphotransferase ThrH codes for the protein MYIVCSDLEGVFVPEIWIQVSEQTGIKELGLTTRDISDYDVLMKKRIDILHENRLKLKDITNVIDSINPLDGAMNFLEWLRSQTQVIILSDTFVEFAGPLMKKLGRPTLFCNSLSIDTGGYITGYNLRQNDGKRKAVLSLKSLNYKIIAFGDSYNDINMLKEADTGILFRPPDNVKNEFPELLVSYQYDELRKIIEKTLATT
- a CDS encoding homoserine dehydrogenase is translated as MKQINIGLLGCGTVGTGVAKILIENKELVSARVGASLSLKHVADIDIKRDRKIKFDEGVLVTDARKVVEDPQIDIIVEMIGGVGIAKELILRAIDNGKQIVTANKALLATQGNVLFKAAYANGVDLAFEASVGGCMPVIKSIRESLVGDHIKSMTGILNGTCNYILSKSTYDGITFEAALSEAQAKGFAEADPSLDVEGTDTAHKLAILTSIAYGMEINFNDIYIEGISKITPMDIDFANQFGYRIKLLAISKNREQEVEARVHPAMIPFDNQLSNVNGSLNAITISGDAVGDMMLYGLGAGMMPTASAVVGDIADLARNLLSGTRGRIPLLSYQMENIRKIPIMPVDDIFTNYYFRFSAADRPGVLSKISGILGNRGISIKSVQQKGRKSIGSVPIVILTHLAKEHDVQTALSEIEALNIVSDRPVLIRVEETNCHI
- a CDS encoding HU family DNA-binding protein, with amino-acid sequence MNKLEIVSALKTKANVSKSDAAKVIQIFFGSMQNALVQGERVEIRGLNSFFVKEYKAYTGRNPKTGDNVLIKPKKLPFFKAGKELKDRVDN
- the purM gene encoding phosphoribosylformylglycinamidine cyclo-ligase, translated to MNKPLTYADSGVDIDKANNLVKAIKKIAKQTPRAGVIGEIGGFGGLYSLNLAKMDSPVLVSSTDGVGTKLKIAFMMDKHDTVGIDLVAMCVNDVIVQGAKPLFFLDYLSIGMLNTKIATAIIGGVAEGCRQADCALIGGETAEMPGFYKENEYDLAGFAVGLVDNSKIIDGSEIHVGNKVIGIASSGLHSNGYSLARKICFDILKLKIDDYVPEFGQTVGEELLTPTKIYSSAIYRIRKGLPICGLAHITGGGIEDNVLRIIPKGCNIVMHKESWDMPSVFPFLKKAGNISDNEMMRTFNNGIGMIAIVPEGSAQDMLERLSAMKEKGFIIGEIVKRKESARRIKWV
- a CDS encoding UpxY family transcription antiterminator — translated: MKIKQINRLWYVVHTKSRFENVVNDALAKKSFEVFLPKILVKSRRRDRRLMIRTPLFPGYLFLKTDLHHASHIEILKTAGTVRLIGNKEGPISVAAETVESLKIMVSGDNKVLTGTCLKKKDPVMVIYGPFAGVTGTFVQYRGKGRVVVAIEALRQFAAVEVNEDDVERLPKILL
- the lptD gene encoding LPS assembly protein LptD produces the protein MIRTHRLFLSSFRYVIPRLFLIFLIIIATAMVSFAQGPERLFDDDPAEPWHITADEISFDKKTSQHIAKGNVVVTKQDKRLTADFVRFDDKTMEVLAVGHAIMTVGEDVLVGDKMEMDLEAEIGTAYNGTIFIKENHFYIKGDKIQKTGKNSYAIAKGSLTTCDGDYPAWKITGKNLKVTIEGYGFVNHAALWAKKVPVLYTPFLVFPAKIKRQSGLLPPQIAYSERKWEEYIQPFYWAINESSDATLYYHHIGRRGEKTGFEYRYVLDEKSKGTMMYDFLRDRKVELESSEEWGYADDGVLRPNSDRYWFRMKHDKALPNGFTAKLDIDIVSDQDYLDEFKDGYTGFEKTDNFFNKSFGRGIDDYTDSTRVNSLSINKSWSQFSLNAETRWYDNVITRRQEETDTTIQMLPIVDFNASKQQVFGTPLYFDLNSKYTYFYREDASEAAPSAHRMDAYPRLYLPLRFKHYLSFEPSAGFRETAWYFDKEEYSSSDKATLYREMYDVKLDLSSNIYRIYSFQKSRINKIRHAITPQVIYQYIPEKDQSNKYPQFDAVDNIVRTNLVTYSLTNIFTSKSQTSNTNKDSHDESDNDETAKDNNDETADYTYNQFCRLKLEQSYNINEAKEDTPSNWANQKEKRPFSTIYGEIEIAPVRYVSAQADATWSQYESNFKSHNVAAKLIDERGDSLFVEHRYAQDSSESIYTDITLAVSEQLNVYADYERNLYGTWDIRKSIGCLYKAQCWSIDFNYSHEDNDRKYAFIIGLYGLGEFGRDMVGRMMEEPL
- the ricT gene encoding regulatory iron-sulfur-containing complex subunit RicT; this encodes MAKIVGVKFNSFGKVYDFDSGAFVLKRGDCVVVETEQGLCFGTVAVFPVPGCERLSDRPLKKVFRLANEKDFEQREKNLEKEKSAQAFCIQCINELKLKMNLFVVENSFDGSKLTFFFTADSRVDFRELVKMLVNQFGVRIEMRQVGIRNQAKMIGGIGRCGRPICCSLFMNTFEPVSIRMAKDQKLSLNSTKISGLCGRLMCCLTYESKKDRL
- a CDS encoding DNA polymerase III subunit delta', encoding MSKFAVIIDQKKPVQLLTAFLRHNTIPNALLFTGMEGVGKRTTAMMFAMACNCLSKNPGSFFQSANQATNSRICYCKACVKIRSGNHPDIIHIKPSGGYIKIAQIRSLRDVLAMKPYEARMRVVIISEARAMNPSAGNALLKVLEEPPGRTILIITAIQSFDLIPTIVSRCQHIRFNPISCKRLEDILVDKEGLDYDDAKTIAILANGSLSKALSMVEPKNRINWINRRAWLINTLNLDMPGQISTQPVVSFLAFAAELSKNKEILQDSLEVIKYWLRDIVVYKFCPEKIINRDLIDNIQRVAQKLTVKQLIEKIEAIRTAQKKIKAGANLRLTLEAMLMQLAQNNTNS